A region of the Deltaproteobacteria bacterium genome:
TGTTTTTAAGCCCAGTTCCTTTCTCACAGCATTCCTATCGTGTGTTTCTGCAAAAGGGTCTGTGTCAATACCATAAGGTATGATTTCCATCTTTTCCAGAGGCACTCGGTCATACTGCATTACATCTGCCATTACAGTACTGGTCGCCACAAATACCCTGTCTGTAATTATTGAAAGAAGACGGTTTATAAACATCCTGTGAGGCTTTGTCTTTTGATAGATATTATGGACGGAGAAAAGTATTACGGGGGTGTTAGCAAGCCTTGCAGCAAGCCTTCCATAAAAACCAGCATTATACATATGGGTGTGAACTATATGAAACCCTTTGTGTTTTATAAGGTTTGTTAGTTTTAGCAGCAGAGGGATATTCAGACTGCCTATTTTTTTATTGCCGAGGGAAATAACCTCAATCCCGCATTCCTCAATCTGCCTGCCGATGTCGCCCTTTTCACTGAGACAGCAGACAGTGAGATCAAACCTGTCCCTGTCAATATTTTTTGCGATATTGAGCATGAGCGTCTCTGCCTCGCCCACAGGGAGTATAGTGAAGATGTGAAGGACTTTAATCTTACTTTTAATGTTCACCCCCCCACTATCTCTTTAATCTCTTTAACCACTTCCCTTATCCTGTGTTCCCATATATGCC
Encoded here:
- a CDS encoding glycosyltransferase — protein: MNIKSKIKVLHIFTILPVGEAETLMLNIAKNIDRDRFDLTVCCLSEKGDIGRQIEECGIEVISLGNKKIGSLNIPLLLKLTNLIKHKGFHIVHTHMYNAGFYGRLAARLANTPVILFSVHNIYQKTKPHRMFINRLLSIITDRVFVATSTVMADVMQYDRVPLEKMEIIPYGIDTDPFAETHDRNAVRKELGLKTEDIVIGNVARLEPAKGQSFLIEAVKVLKDRDINMKCLIIGSGRLEQELKGLADSLEINDRIIFLGTRTDLPRLFSAMDIFVFPSLWEGLPLSLLSAMASGLPIITTHAGGVKDVIVNGENGIVIPTSNPSAAAEAIKKMICDQRLRQRLSDRAKRDVMQNYSAMVMTKRLEKAYETIFSPHGTASLR